One Nocardioidaceae bacterium SCSIO 66511 genomic window carries:
- a CDS encoding ECF transporter S component, producing MADTRVVRIGPRSAITLTAASLAGLTMFLWPLLLRVGPDSAQHSVDAPFVFIAILPVVIVVVLVELSEGGMDSKALAILGVLAAVDAALRPLGAGVAGIETVFFLLVLAGRVYGAGFGFVLGCASMFASALLTGGVGPWLPFQMMCSAWIGMGAGLLPRRVTGKWEIAMLVAYGIVVAYAFGFLMNLWFWPFAIGIDVPGADGGVSYVPGDPVLENLHRFVTYTLLTSTFGWDTGRAIANTVAILVLGPTVLAVLRRASRRASFAAEVTFSPPPGGGTVRAR from the coding sequence ATGGCTGACACTCGGGTCGTTCGGATCGGTCCGCGTTCGGCGATCACCCTGACCGCGGCATCGCTCGCGGGCTTGACGATGTTCCTCTGGCCGCTGCTGTTACGCGTCGGACCGGACAGTGCGCAGCACAGCGTAGACGCACCATTCGTCTTCATCGCGATTCTGCCGGTCGTGATCGTCGTTGTGCTCGTCGAGCTGTCCGAGGGTGGCATGGACTCCAAGGCCCTAGCCATCCTCGGCGTACTGGCCGCGGTCGACGCCGCTCTCCGTCCCCTCGGCGCCGGAGTAGCCGGCATAGAAACCGTCTTCTTCCTGCTGGTGCTGGCCGGACGCGTGTACGGCGCCGGTTTCGGTTTCGTACTCGGCTGCGCCTCGATGTTCGCCTCGGCGCTGCTCACCGGCGGTGTCGGACCCTGGCTGCCGTTCCAGATGATGTGCTCCGCGTGGATCGGCATGGGCGCCGGTCTGTTGCCGCGCCGCGTCACCGGCAAATGGGAGATCGCGATGCTGGTGGCGTACGGGATCGTGGTCGCGTACGCCTTCGGCTTCCTGATGAACCTGTGGTTCTGGCCGTTCGCGATCGGCATCGATGTGCCCGGCGCCGACGGTGGCGTGTCGTACGTACCCGGTGATCCGGTACTCGAGAACCTGCACCGCTTCGTCACCTACACACTGCTCACCTCTACCTTCGGCTGGGACACCGGCCGGGCAATCGCCAACACAGTCGCGATCCTGGTGCTCGGACCCACGGTGCTCGCCGTGCTGCGGCGGGCGTCGAGGCGGGCGTCATTTGCGGCTGAGGTGACCTTTTCGCCTCCGCCTGGCGGGGGCACCGTCCGCGCTCGGTGA
- a CDS encoding ATP-binding cassette domain-containing protein: MITLDQVTFTYDGALEPSLRDVDLRIDEAELVLVVGRTGAGKSTLLGTLNGLVPHFTGGRLAGRVTVAGETTQERPPRELAHLVGFVGQDPLAGFVTDTVEEELAYGMEQLGVEPQVMRRRVEETLDLLGIAGLRRRALRTLSGGQQQRVAIGSVLTPHPKVLVLDEPTSALDPTAAEEVLATLARLVHDLGTTVVLAEHRMERVVPFADRLAYVAGDGTVVCDDPRALLLDIPVAPPVVRLGRLAGWSPLPLSVRDARRAARSLRDDLSDHAGHVSRPTPTEARLRGKDVVVRYGSKIAVRGADLDLHAGEVTALMGRNGSGKSSLLWALQGSGPRDGGSVAVETNDGPHDPSRMSSAAARRLVGLVPQTATDLLYLESVAEECATGDRESGAASGTCRALLDRLSPGIAPETHPRDLSEGQRLALVLAIQLTAAPDVLLLDEPTRGLDYAAKDAFAAVIRSLAADGRSVVVATHDVEFVATVADRAIVMAEGEVVSDGPAVDVLAASPAFAPQVSKVLGPQWLTVDDVAAAVGDRDG, from the coding sequence GTGATCACTCTCGACCAGGTGACGTTCACGTACGACGGTGCACTCGAGCCATCGCTTCGAGATGTCGACTTGCGGATCGACGAAGCCGAGCTGGTACTCGTGGTTGGGCGCACCGGTGCAGGCAAGTCGACCTTGCTGGGCACCTTGAACGGGCTCGTCCCGCACTTCACCGGCGGTCGGCTCGCTGGCCGAGTGACCGTAGCGGGTGAGACGACGCAGGAGCGGCCGCCGCGCGAGCTCGCGCACCTGGTCGGCTTCGTCGGTCAGGATCCGCTCGCGGGCTTCGTGACGGACACAGTCGAGGAGGAGCTCGCCTACGGTATGGAGCAGCTCGGCGTCGAGCCGCAGGTGATGCGGCGTCGAGTCGAGGAAACCCTTGACCTGCTGGGGATCGCGGGTTTGAGGCGGCGTGCGCTTCGTACCCTTTCAGGCGGCCAGCAACAGCGCGTGGCTATCGGGTCGGTGCTGACTCCGCATCCGAAGGTGCTGGTGCTCGACGAGCCGACGTCCGCGCTCGACCCGACCGCGGCCGAGGAGGTGCTCGCAACACTGGCGCGTCTGGTGCACGACCTGGGCACGACCGTCGTACTGGCCGAACACCGCATGGAGCGGGTGGTGCCGTTTGCCGACCGGCTCGCTTACGTTGCTGGAGACGGCACGGTCGTGTGTGACGATCCCCGTGCGCTGTTGCTGGACATTCCGGTCGCTCCGCCCGTCGTACGCCTCGGGCGGCTTGCAGGTTGGAGTCCGTTGCCGTTGTCGGTACGCGATGCGCGGCGGGCAGCGCGCAGTCTGCGCGACGACCTGAGTGACCACGCCGGACACGTCAGTCGCCCGACGCCGACCGAGGCACGGCTACGTGGCAAGGACGTTGTCGTGCGATACGGCTCGAAGATCGCCGTCCGCGGAGCCGACCTCGACCTGCATGCGGGTGAGGTGACCGCGCTGATGGGCCGGAATGGATCTGGCAAGTCGTCCTTGCTCTGGGCGCTGCAAGGTTCGGGGCCGCGAGACGGGGGCTCGGTCGCGGTCGAGACGAACGACGGTCCGCATGACCCGTCGCGCATGTCGAGCGCGGCTGCGCGAAGGCTCGTCGGGCTCGTACCGCAGACCGCGACCGACCTGCTGTATCTCGAGTCCGTCGCCGAGGAATGTGCCACGGGGGACCGGGAGTCCGGCGCCGCGTCCGGCACCTGCCGAGCGCTGCTCGATCGACTCTCGCCGGGCATTGCGCCGGAGACACATCCGCGGGATCTTTCGGAGGGTCAACGCCTCGCGCTCGTGCTCGCAATCCAGCTGACGGCTGCCCCCGACGTACTGCTCCTCGACGAGCCGACGCGCGGCCTCGACTACGCCGCCAAGGACGCGTTCGCTGCGGTCATCCGCTCGCTCGCTGCCGACGGCCGCTCCGTTGTCGTGGCGACGCACGACGTCGAGTTCGTTGCAACGGTGGCCGATCGCGCGATCGTGATGGCCGAGGGGGAGGTCGTTTCGGACGGCCCGGCCGTGGACGTGCTGGCGGCTTCACCGGCGTTCGCGCCGCAGGTGTCGAAGGTGCTCGGACCCCAGTGGTTGACAGTGGATGACGTTGCTGCGGCGGTCGGAGATCGCGATGGCTGA
- a CDS encoding energy-coupling factor transporter transmembrane protein EcfT, translating into MTAAYFVPRDLHPGAWWIWAIGLAVAASRTINPWLLLTIIAVASYVVVARRSEAPWALAFRMYLYLGLFVVVLRVVFRILFGGGGGDTLVLGLPEIPLPDWAAGVQLLGDVSLESVLGALYDGLRLATMIICLGAANALANPKRLLKAMPPALYEVGTAVVVALSVFPQLAESVLRVRRARKLRGRDSRRLDLVRTVAVPVLEDALDRSLRLAAAMDARGYGRTGAAGRRQRLASGSLLIGGLSGICVGAYASQDLTMTRGVAFGALAAGCLLAFGGIALAGRTARRTRYRPDRWRTAELVTAGSGIAVVVGFWATATYDPVGMSVVTGGWPALSWAPLCVVLIGMLPAWLTPAPESPYDDADETSTLRATERVTA; encoded by the coding sequence ATGACCGCCGCGTACTTCGTACCTCGTGATCTGCATCCCGGCGCCTGGTGGATCTGGGCGATCGGCCTTGCCGTCGCGGCGAGTCGAACCATCAACCCCTGGCTGCTGCTGACGATCATCGCGGTTGCGTCGTACGTGGTGGTCGCCCGTAGATCGGAGGCGCCTTGGGCACTTGCCTTTCGGATGTACCTCTATCTTGGCCTGTTCGTCGTCGTGCTCCGGGTGGTCTTTCGGATCCTGTTCGGCGGTGGCGGAGGCGATACGCTCGTGCTCGGCTTGCCCGAGATCCCATTGCCCGACTGGGCCGCCGGAGTCCAGCTGCTCGGAGACGTCTCGCTGGAGTCAGTTCTCGGCGCCCTGTACGACGGTCTCCGTCTTGCGACGATGATCATCTGTCTCGGCGCGGCCAACGCCCTCGCCAACCCGAAGAGGTTGTTGAAGGCAATGCCTCCGGCGTTGTACGAGGTCGGTACCGCTGTCGTCGTTGCGTTATCGGTGTTTCCGCAGCTCGCCGAGAGCGTCCTGCGGGTACGCCGGGCGCGCAAGCTTCGCGGCCGAGACTCCCGACGGCTCGATCTCGTACGCACGGTCGCCGTGCCCGTACTCGAAGACGCACTCGACCGCTCGCTTCGGCTGGCTGCCGCGATGGATGCGCGCGGCTACGGGCGTACCGGAGCAGCCGGCCGCCGGCAGCGTCTCGCGAGCGGGAGTCTCTTGATCGGCGGCCTTTCCGGCATCTGCGTAGGTGCGTACGCCTCGCAGGACCTCACGATGACCAGAGGCGTCGCATTCGGTGCGCTTGCGGCGGGGTGCCTGCTCGCGTTCGGCGGCATCGCGCTTGCCGGCCGTACGGCTCGTCGTACGCGCTATCGACCCGACCGCTGGCGTACGGCTGAGCTCGTGACCGCTGGTTCCGGAATCGCCGTGGTAGTTGGGTTCTGGGCCACTGCGACGTACGACCCGGTCGGCATGAGCGTAGTCACCGGTGGTTGGCCGGCGTTGAGCTGGGCGCCGCTGTGCGTGGTGTTGATCGGCATGCTGCCCGCCTGGCTCACTCCGGCTCCTGAGTCACCGTATGACGACGCCGACGAGACGTCGACGCTGCGAGCGACCGAACGGGTGACCGCGTGA
- a CDS encoding terpene cyclase/mutase family protein, with the protein MNRSIRRRGCALAVATAFGLAGTALAPSAVARDAPRPAKDAARWQAGELTRGVIHNDQFGFDDYGLTIDSLLALDEARVKPAKRKAVVRALRRNVEAYIGDGSGGTYAGSVAKLLTAATTVDATPRAFGGVNLVKRATSLVDADGPDKGRLKDSGSSDFSNLIGQAYALRGFAAAKAPRPSVKKFLLKQQCPRGFFRIAYNDAASNPKLRCGTAKPANRTPDLDATAITVAAMQSARADGVGGLAKPIASATRWLRTKQLRNGAFRSGQPATANTNSTGLAAHALARTGHPRAARRAAVWIASRQATKRRAGSTGLVKDVGAVAFDDAALRSGKKTGITKKSRDQWRRATAQATLGLTELQTKRFAVRPARHRVRVGAKVLVRAAGLVPGERYDIAVAGKVRRYGKANAKGKVSVRVRVPLATRPGKRVVAVRGAVAARSGKARIRVRPRTSSTGLSRVRPGAARKGYAGKCKRKTRKGRKGVTAVVDFRKLGKFRKHKGKTIVRCAPAKFTKTGKVKKRTGLQVLKQAGISVKGTRMQGKAFVCRLDGRPARAEKLPVKGSPKYHEKCVTTPPSNAFWASWHATGKRGGWRFAKSGPASRYATPGGFEGWAFALNAKRADLPKPRVKPRR; encoded by the coding sequence ATGAACCGATCCATCAGGCGGCGAGGCTGTGCGCTCGCCGTTGCAACCGCGTTCGGCCTGGCCGGTACGGCGCTCGCGCCGTCGGCCGTCGCAAGAGATGCCCCGCGTCCGGCCAAGGACGCCGCCCGTTGGCAGGCCGGTGAGCTGACCCGCGGCGTCATTCACAACGACCAGTTCGGGTTCGATGACTACGGTCTGACGATCGACTCGCTACTCGCACTGGACGAGGCTCGCGTCAAGCCCGCTAAGCGCAAGGCCGTCGTACGCGCGCTGCGACGCAACGTCGAGGCCTACATCGGTGACGGGTCCGGCGGTACGTACGCGGGCTCGGTCGCGAAGCTCCTGACCGCGGCGACGACGGTCGATGCGACGCCGCGGGCCTTCGGCGGAGTCAATCTGGTCAAGCGGGCGACCTCCCTCGTAGACGCTGACGGACCGGACAAGGGCCGGCTCAAGGACAGCGGCAGCAGTGACTTCTCGAACCTGATCGGGCAGGCGTACGCCCTTCGCGGGTTCGCGGCAGCCAAGGCGCCGAGGCCGTCAGTCAAGAAGTTCCTGCTCAAACAGCAGTGTCCCCGCGGGTTCTTCCGCATTGCGTACAACGACGCAGCCTCCAACCCGAAGCTGCGTTGCGGCACGGCGAAGCCCGCGAACCGTACGCCGGACCTCGACGCGACCGCCATCACCGTTGCCGCGATGCAGTCGGCACGCGCCGACGGCGTCGGCGGACTCGCGAAGCCAATTGCCTCGGCGACGCGTTGGCTACGTACCAAGCAGCTGCGCAACGGAGCATTCCGCAGCGGTCAGCCGGCGACGGCGAATACGAACAGCACAGGGCTCGCAGCCCATGCCCTCGCACGTACGGGGCATCCGCGGGCTGCCCGGCGAGCAGCGGTCTGGATCGCGTCCCGGCAGGCGACCAAGCGCCGCGCCGGTTCGACGGGCCTGGTGAAGGACGTCGGCGCGGTCGCGTTCGACGATGCGGCGCTGCGGTCGGGCAAGAAGACAGGAATCACCAAGAAGTCGCGTGACCAATGGCGTCGGGCCACTGCCCAGGCGACACTCGGCCTGACCGAGCTCCAGACGAAGAGATTCGCCGTGCGGCCAGCGCGACATCGCGTACGCGTGGGTGCCAAGGTGCTGGTCCGTGCCGCGGGGCTTGTCCCGGGGGAGCGTTACGACATCGCGGTCGCGGGCAAGGTGCGCAGGTACGGCAAGGCGAATGCGAAGGGCAAGGTCAGCGTTCGCGTGCGAGTGCCGCTGGCGACGAGGCCGGGCAAGCGGGTGGTGGCAGTACGCGGGGCCGTCGCCGCGCGATCCGGCAAGGCGCGCATCCGAGTGCGTCCGCGTACGTCGTCGACCGGACTGTCGCGCGTGCGGCCGGGCGCTGCCCGTAAGGGTTACGCAGGCAAGTGCAAGCGCAAGACGCGTAAGGGCCGCAAGGGGGTCACCGCGGTTGTCGACTTCCGCAAGCTCGGGAAGTTCCGCAAGCACAAGGGCAAGACCATCGTTCGTTGTGCGCCCGCGAAGTTCACGAAGACCGGCAAGGTGAAGAAGCGCACCGGCTTGCAGGTGCTCAAGCAGGCGGGCATCTCGGTCAAGGGCACCCGGATGCAGGGCAAAGCCTTCGTGTGTCGCCTCGACGGGCGGCCCGCGCGAGCCGAGAAGCTGCCGGTCAAGGGCAGTCCGAAGTACCACGAGAAGTGCGTCACCACACCGCCGAGCAACGCGTTCTGGGCATCCTGGCACGCGACCGGCAAACGCGGAGGCTGGCGCTTCGCGAAGTCCGGCCCGGCGAGTCGATACGCGACGCCCGGCGGGTTCGAAGGATGGGCGTTCGCGTTGAATGCCAAACGCGCCGATCTGCCCAAGCCGCGGGTCAAGCCGCGCCGCTGA
- a CDS encoding lipoate--protein ligase family protein translates to MTAHGEYKVPGGKLVVADVEVADGRLADVRISGDFFLEPDEALERIDKSLIGLPTSTPADGLTSLVAEAVGPEAVLLGFEPKSVATAVRRALGHATAWHDHDFELVDSGPQHPPMQMALDEVIARQVGDGVRKPSLRFWEWASNAVIIGSFQSLSNEVDLEGAARHDVTVVRRVSGGGAMFVEPGNTITYSLYVPGSLVDGLSYSDSYAFLDDWVLGALAELGIKATYVPINDIASPEGKIAGAAQKRFVNGAVLHHVTMSYDMDATKMLQVLRIGREKLSGKGVTSARKRVDPLRSQTGMTRESIIAAMVDHFRSSYGLDEVGVDDATRAEAERLVAEKFGTQEWTARVP, encoded by the coding sequence GTGACAGCGCATGGTGAGTACAAGGTGCCCGGCGGCAAGCTCGTCGTGGCCGACGTCGAGGTTGCCGACGGGCGACTCGCCGACGTACGCATCTCGGGCGACTTCTTCCTGGAGCCGGACGAAGCGCTGGAGCGTATCGACAAGAGCCTGATCGGTTTGCCGACCTCCACCCCGGCCGACGGCCTCACGAGCCTCGTCGCCGAGGCCGTTGGTCCCGAGGCAGTGCTGCTCGGGTTCGAGCCGAAGTCGGTCGCGACTGCCGTCCGTCGCGCACTCGGACACGCCACCGCCTGGCATGACCACGACTTCGAACTCGTCGACTCCGGACCCCAGCACCCGCCGATGCAGATGGCACTCGACGAGGTGATCGCCCGCCAGGTCGGCGACGGGGTACGAAAGCCGTCACTGCGATTCTGGGAGTGGGCGTCGAATGCGGTCATCATCGGTTCGTTCCAGTCGCTTTCGAACGAGGTCGACCTCGAGGGTGCCGCGCGTCACGATGTGACTGTCGTCCGCCGAGTCTCCGGCGGGGGCGCGATGTTCGTCGAGCCGGGCAACACCATCACCTATTCGCTGTACGTACCGGGCTCGCTCGTCGACGGTCTCTCGTACTCCGACTCGTACGCGTTCCTCGACGACTGGGTGCTCGGCGCGCTGGCAGAGCTGGGCATCAAGGCGACGTACGTACCGATCAACGACATCGCCTCACCCGAGGGCAAGATCGCGGGCGCCGCGCAGAAGCGGTTCGTCAACGGTGCGGTGCTGCACCACGTCACGATGTCATACGACATGGACGCCACCAAGATGCTGCAGGTCCTGCGTATCGGACGGGAGAAGCTGTCCGGCAAGGGCGTGACCAGCGCACGCAAACGGGTCGATCCACTGCGCTCGCAGACCGGTATGACACGGGAGTCGATCATTGCCGCGATGGTCGACCACTTTCGGTCCAGCTACGGTCTCGACGAGGTCGGCGTCGACGATGCGACGCGGGCCGAGGCCGAACGACTGGTGGCCGAGAAGTTCGGCACCCAGGAGTGGACCGCCCGAGTGCCGTAG
- a CDS encoding TetR family transcriptional regulator, with protein sequence MSPAASRHRPRVLTAAVTVIADRGARALTHGAVDRGAGVPPGTTSNYFRTRDALLGGVLDHLVAEDERNLARITAGRMPEDPAALTDLFIAVGEDLLGPARTTTIARYAVFLEAATRPELASRVAESRRRLNQLAADLLQGLGAQHAEVDAQRIMFTLDGYILASTSHGAVDATLREVLEPVVASAFD encoded by the coding sequence ATGAGTCCCGCTGCGTCGCGGCACCGGCCGCGTGTGCTCACCGCCGCCGTTACCGTGATCGCCGATCGCGGCGCCCGCGCATTGACCCACGGCGCGGTCGACCGCGGCGCTGGTGTGCCGCCGGGTACCACGTCGAACTACTTCCGAACCCGCGACGCGCTCCTCGGGGGCGTACTCGACCATCTCGTGGCAGAAGACGAGCGAAACCTCGCCCGCATAACCGCGGGCCGCATGCCAGAAGATCCCGCAGCGCTGACCGATCTGTTCATTGCTGTCGGCGAAGACCTGCTCGGCCCGGCCCGCACGACCACGATCGCGCGGTACGCGGTGTTCCTGGAAGCGGCGACCCGACCGGAACTCGCCTCTCGGGTCGCCGAGTCTCGGCGTCGGCTCAACCAGCTCGCTGCTGACCTGTTGCAGGGCCTAGGCGCGCAGCACGCCGAGGTCGACGCACAACGCATCATGTTCACACTCGACGGCTACATCCTGGCGAGCACCAGCCACGGCGCAGTCGACGCCACGCTCCGCGAGGTGCTCGAGCCTGTCGTCGCATCAGCGTTCGACTGA
- a CDS encoding NAD-dependent protein deacetylase: MLEHLASAEALGRAHDFLGGAHVAVLTGAGISTDSGIPDYRGPDSPPRKPMTYQDFVSGPAAQRRYWARAHVGWGHMSAASPNAAHHALRRMERAGRLTGVITQNVDGLHEAAGQQQLIALHGRIADVICLHCGTRSSRADLHQRLADLNPGYAERDVEIAPDGDAVLEDVEDFVVAACQVCGGVLKPDVVFFGENVPRARVADATRLVDAAESLLVVGSSLQVMSGLRFVRQASKAGKPVVIVNRGTTRGDDLADVRIDAGTSETLLALEAESVER, translated from the coding sequence GTGCTCGAACATCTCGCGTCCGCCGAGGCGTTGGGTCGTGCTCATGACTTCCTCGGCGGTGCGCACGTCGCCGTCCTGACGGGTGCGGGTATCAGCACCGACTCGGGCATCCCCGACTACCGCGGCCCGGACTCTCCGCCGCGCAAGCCGATGACGTACCAGGACTTCGTCTCGGGGCCGGCCGCCCAGCGACGCTATTGGGCGCGGGCGCACGTCGGCTGGGGTCACATGTCGGCAGCGTCGCCGAACGCGGCACACCATGCGCTGCGGCGGATGGAGCGAGCGGGACGGCTCACCGGCGTCATCACCCAGAACGTCGACGGACTGCACGAGGCCGCCGGGCAGCAGCAGCTGATCGCCTTGCACGGGCGTATCGCCGACGTCATCTGCCTGCATTGCGGTACGAGGTCGAGCCGTGCCGATCTGCACCAGCGTCTCGCCGACCTCAACCCGGGGTACGCCGAGCGCGATGTCGAGATCGCCCCCGACGGTGATGCGGTGCTCGAAGACGTCGAGGACTTCGTCGTCGCCGCCTGCCAGGTGTGCGGCGGCGTACTGAAACCCGATGTCGTGTTCTTCGGCGAGAACGTCCCCCGAGCTCGCGTTGCGGATGCCACGCGGCTGGTCGATGCCGCGGAGTCCCTGCTCGTCGTCGGATCGTCGCTGCAGGTGATGTCCGGGCTGCGGTTCGTACGGCAGGCGAGCAAGGCGGGCAAACCCGTGGTCATCGTCAACCGGGGTACGACCCGCGGCGACGATCTCGCGGACGTCAGGATCGACGCCGGCACGTCGGAGACGCTGCTCGCGTTGGAGGCCGAATCAGTCGAACGCTGA
- a CDS encoding NAD(P)/FAD-dependent oxidoreductase, which translates to MDENEAVRTDRPHVVVVGGGFGGLAAVRKLRRADVDVTLIDRHTYNTFQPLLYQVATATLNPGDITWFLRSVRSRQDNVHFIKGTVLRMDHEAQTIELDGGQSVAYDYLIIASGVTTNFFGVPGAEEFALPLYRRSQALAVRDRMFANLEDSAINGQQEDLRIVVVGGGATGVETAGSLAELRNNDMPVTYPELDTDRVHITLVEMLPHVLGPFHPSLQKYARKSLEKRGVDLRVGTSVKEVHKDGVVLDDGEFLPAGIVVWASGITVHEVVKDWDVPQGRGGRIETGYDQRMRGSDRVFAVGDIALSPTPLPQLAQPALQGGKHAAKTIRRLEAGKQAKAFVYRDKGTMATIGRSSAVVEINHGPRLKGFIAWVSWIVLHVFYLLGNRNRLATIINLSARYLFWHRNHNAIVGETPPTIMRTPTRFGAKERPLD; encoded by the coding sequence ATGGACGAGAACGAGGCAGTACGCACCGATCGTCCGCACGTCGTCGTCGTGGGGGGTGGCTTCGGCGGGCTCGCCGCCGTACGAAAGCTGCGCCGTGCAGACGTCGACGTCACGCTGATCGATCGGCATACGTACAACACCTTTCAGCCGCTGCTGTACCAAGTCGCCACCGCGACGCTGAACCCCGGCGACATCACGTGGTTCCTGCGCTCGGTCCGGTCGCGGCAGGACAACGTGCACTTCATCAAGGGCACCGTCCTGCGGATGGACCACGAGGCACAGACCATCGAGCTGGACGGCGGTCAGTCGGTCGCGTACGACTACCTGATCATCGCGAGCGGAGTGACGACGAACTTCTTCGGCGTCCCCGGCGCAGAGGAGTTCGCGTTGCCGCTCTACCGCCGCAGCCAGGCGCTGGCGGTTCGCGACCGGATGTTCGCGAACCTCGAGGACTCAGCGATCAACGGCCAGCAGGAAGACCTGCGCATCGTGGTCGTCGGTGGTGGTGCGACCGGCGTGGAGACGGCCGGTTCGCTCGCCGAGCTGCGCAACAACGACATGCCCGTGACCTACCCGGAGCTCGACACCGATCGCGTGCACATCACGCTGGTCGAGATGTTGCCGCACGTCTTGGGCCCGTTCCATCCGAGCCTGCAGAAGTACGCCCGTAAGTCCCTGGAGAAGCGTGGCGTCGACCTGCGCGTCGGCACCTCTGTCAAGGAAGTGCACAAGGACGGCGTCGTACTCGACGACGGCGAGTTCCTTCCCGCCGGCATCGTCGTGTGGGCGAGCGGCATCACAGTGCACGAGGTCGTCAAGGACTGGGACGTACCTCAGGGCCGCGGCGGGCGCATCGAGACGGGGTACGACCAGCGCATGCGCGGAAGCGATCGGGTGTTCGCAGTCGGCGACATCGCCCTCTCGCCTACGCCGCTGCCACAGCTTGCGCAACCCGCGCTGCAAGGGGGCAAGCATGCGGCGAAGACCATCCGGCGCCTCGAAGCGGGCAAGCAGGCGAAGGCTTTCGTCTACCGCGACAAGGGCACCATGGCCACGATCGGTCGTAGTTCGGCGGTCGTGGAGATCAACCACGGGCCGCGGTTGAAGGGGTTCATCGCCTGGGTCTCGTGGATCGTGCTGCACGTCTTCTACCTGCTGGGCAACCGCAACCGGCTAGCGACGATCATCAACCTGAGCGCTAGGTACCTGTTCTGGCATCGCAACCACAACGCGATCGTCGGGGAGACGCCGCCGACCATCATGCGAACGCCGACCCGGTTCGGTGCGAAGGAACGCCCACTCGACTGA
- the purU gene encoding formyltetrahydrofolate deformylase: MSDAPERKGYVLTLSSPDVPGIVYAVSKHFMDEGFNIFASQQFLDQSADRFFMRVHVHDAHGRDRSVDEVRAAFAAVGERFDMTWLLRDAGYRSRVLLLVSKFGHCLNDLLFRTSIGQLNIDIPAIVSNHTDFGPLAANYGLPFHHIPVTADTKFEAEDRLREIIADKRIDLVVLARYMQILSPQLCDELAGRAINIHHSMLPSFKGARPYHQAHARGVKLVGATAHYVTSNLDEGPIIEQEVARVDHSMSPTQLVDVGHDVERLALQRAVRWHTENRVLLNGSRTVVFD, encoded by the coding sequence ATGAGTGACGCACCTGAGCGAAAGGGCTACGTGCTCACGCTCTCGAGCCCAGACGTCCCCGGCATCGTGTACGCGGTCTCGAAACACTTCATGGACGAAGGCTTCAACATCTTCGCCAGCCAGCAGTTCCTCGACCAGTCCGCCGATCGGTTCTTCATGCGCGTCCATGTGCACGACGCACACGGACGCGACCGTTCCGTCGACGAGGTACGCGCCGCCTTCGCCGCGGTCGGTGAGCGGTTCGACATGACCTGGCTGCTGCGCGACGCCGGCTACCGGTCCCGCGTACTCCTGCTGGTGAGCAAGTTCGGCCATTGCCTCAACGACCTGCTGTTTCGTACCAGCATCGGCCAGCTCAACATCGACATCCCGGCGATCGTGTCGAACCACACCGACTTCGGGCCACTCGCCGCCAACTACGGCTTACCCTTCCATCACATCCCCGTCACGGCCGACACGAAGTTCGAGGCCGAGGATCGCCTCCGCGAGATCATCGCCGACAAGCGCATTGACCTGGTGGTGCTCGCGCGCTACATGCAGATCCTCAGCCCGCAGCTGTGCGATGAGCTCGCCGGCCGCGCGATCAACATCCATCACTCGATGCTGCCGAGCTTCAAGGGCGCTCGGCCGTATCACCAGGCGCACGCCCGCGGCGTGAAGCTGGTCGGTGCGACGGCGCATTACGTCACGTCGAACCTCGATGAGGGCCCGATCATCGAGCAGGAGGTCGCCCGCGTCGACCATTCGATGAGCCCGACTCAGCTCGTCGATGTCGGCCACGACGTCGAGCGCCTCGCGCTGCAGCGGGCCGTGCGCTGGCACACCGAGAACCGCGTACTGCTCAACGGCAGCCGTACGGTCGTGTTCGACTAG